The sequence TCTCGTTCACAGTCTTACTTCGGGGAGCCTTAAGGGTCTTGCATCACCATCTGGGCTAGATAGGGTTTGAGGTACCTTTTTATGTCCATCCAGGCCTGAGCACAGTTCTCATGTGGTGCCTCCATTTCACCGAGCATCTTCATGCCTTGACTCCGATTTCCTTGCTGTTCCTGTCCCAACCAGAAAACACTGACCGTTGCTGTTAGActataaaagagagaagattgaaGTTCTtacacaagattttaaaaaacaggtcCTTGGAGACCAATGATATAATTAAAGTGAAGCTGTGTGGATTTAAAATTTAACtcgtatgtctgtgtgtatgtctatCATACTAAATTAAACAGCACAAGGGTTGCACACTTACTGTGTGACAAGCAATCTGCTAAGCCAGTTACATGTATTATGTCACTTAATCCTCACTGCAACCCTATGCAAGAGGTAGTGTCAGTGTGGCtgtttttcagaggaggaaactgaggcacaggtgtTTAAGTGATTCTCTTAGAGCTAGAATTCTAACCCGGGCAGCTGGCTCCCGAGCCTCCGCTTCCCACTGTGCATCTAGTCTTTCAAAACTCCCAGGGAATTCTGAGTGTCTCAAAGAAGAATGCAGTTGAATGTGGCTCGTAGCTGTAAACACGTGAATGACCTCGTTCCCTGTTTCCACAGGGGCCGGTGTtggttttggggaggaggaagtgtGTACCAAGAATAATCTTCAATTCAACCTTCACCCTTTTGCCTATTTCAGACCTCACCTCCACCCACGACAACCCAGTCCCCTGAAAGCACTATGGATACCTCGCTGAAGAAGGAGAAGCCAGCCATCCTGGATCTTTATATTCCTCCTCCACCGGCCGTTCCCTACTCTCCCCGGTATGTCCTTGTCCTTTCCGTGATGTGCACGTCTCCTGAGCATGGAGATTCTAAGCGGCGGTGTGAAGACCACGAGGATCTTGAGAGGACAGGTCGCTAAACTCCCGTGTGACAGGGCTGAGTCTTGAAATTTCCGTTAAGGAGTGTGATCCTGGGGTGGCAGTTGGGGGGAaaggatgaaggtggtcaaaaggtacaaaattccagttaaaaAATACGTCTTGGggtgtaacgtacagcatggtgactactgttagcaatactatattgtatattttgacAGTTGCTAAGAGTGTAGATCCTAAATGTTCTCACTATGGGAGAGGAAAGAATTTCTAACTATCTgtggtgatgggtgttaactacACTTACCGTGGTGATCATTTCTCCATACAGTCCCTCAGCATCTGCAGGGGATTGGGTCCAGGAACCCCCTCCATAACAAgatccatggatgctcaagtccttcTGTCAAATGGCTTAGGACGATGGATACAGAGGACTGACTGGACATACATAAGGCATTATGTTTTACACCTAAAATtaatacagtgttatatgtcaattatatctcaataaaactgggtgGAAGAATGTGATCCTTTAGGGAAAAGTGTAGGTTCAATGGGTCTTGAGGCTGCACAGTTTGGTGGGGGAGGGCCGTTTACGAAGGCATGTGCTCTTGGCATGCATGGTTTGGACTCCTCCTCGGGCCTCTCAAGGGGCTGTTTGGGGGTCCCTGAAGCTGAAGTTTTATTAGTGACATGGCAAATTCATCTTTGGGAAGGAAGATAATAACTATTTCTGTGAGGTTAATTAAAGGTACAGCTTTATTTTGCTGAGAGAGATGTGTTCTTcacagaacttaaaaaaatatgtgaatgtGGGTGTGGACACTATattcacatgtgtgtgtgtctattgtAAAGTCTTAAAGATCATTGCTTTCTTAATGGCTTGCTTAAACGTTATATGGTGCAATGAGATGGACATATTAGATGTTCTGTAGGGGATAATTTAGGTCTGAAATAAAGGCTTATTTATATCAacttacatatttacatatgctGGTAAAACTAGAGaatctcactcatttattcaacatactTACTGAGCATCGGGCCTGAGTTACCACCTTACATAAAACAGACGTGGTTCTTGCCCCCAGAGAATGGCCAATGTCTTGGTCAGCCGTTCAGGAATAAACTGAGAAATACGTAATTATGTTATAATATTTCATAAGACAAAGTCTGAGCTGAACTTACTGTGACGTTTTACTTtggagttttttatttgtttgcttttgtgcTAAGCTGAGCTGTTTGCTTCTGTTGTGTTTCTTCCCTGGGCACAAGGAAGAATTAAAGTCATTTTCCTCTCCCTTGAGTCTTGGTTTGCCCAGAACTGATTGTGGCAGGTAGAGCAGTTGCCTTAGGAGCTTAGAGGCCTTCTGGTTGGCGGACAAGACTCTTCCTTGTATTCCCAGACCAGAGTCCTGTGGCCACGGGGTCCTAAGTTTGTCTAAAGCTACAGGGAGTTGTTGCCCCTACACATGAACAATACGAGTTTCACTGATGACCAGTGTCTGGATTATTCTATCAGACATTGTAGGGAGGACCCTCCCAACTCCTGAACCCTGAATATTCTTGTGTGGGTCTCAGTGAGGGGTCACAGGAGCAGTGGTAAGAAAAAGGATATGTACACAGTGAGGGAGTAGGGGACCTGAGGCTTTTAATCTTCTTAGGGGagacacatgcgcacacacacgtacacacccaTCATTAATGACGGTACACACCCAtcattttttgcttgaggtaacattggtttctaatattatataaatttcgggtgaacatcattatattttgatttccgtgtagactacatcgtgttcaccacccaaagactaattaccatccatcaccatgcacaCGTGCCCTTTTAGTGCTTggccctccctgcaccccccttcccctctggtaaccaccagtctcaTCTCTATGAATATTTTCTGAGGAACAAAACTGCAAATGGTTACAGAGAAAAAGTTGGGAGTCATGAAAACTTTGTGAACTGGGAAGTTATATGCCAGACTTAAAATGTAGGAGACAGATTCATGGGGCCAAGGGGTGTGCAGACAGCAGGCTTACTGGGAATACCAGTAGACAAGGGTGATTAGATTATTTTTGGACTCAGTTGATTCTGTAGTTTTTGCAGTGATTACCTAATGGAATTTACTAAATGCAAAAAATTTAACCAGCCAGTAACTTGGACTCAACTAAAATTAAGTTGTATTGTGAGCTGACATTTAGGTAGAGTTAAGTTGGACTCAGTGATCCGACTTTGGCTGGTTTCCGTACTTAGTTCAGAAATCAGACACTCTCTGTGGGGTACTATAAAGGCCCCTTTGTATTTTTTGATGTAACTTTCAAATCTAACAACTCCATTACACGTCAGGTGTCTTCTTGGCTGGATCTTTGCAATGACATTACTCTTGGCATGAGAAAAATGGTTCGAGGGAACATACCTTACCTTGTAATTCCTGTAGTAAATAGGAGATTCAATTATGGGACAGAGGTACAGGGAAAATAGAGCTATCTTTTCAAAGGTATATTTGTACCATTTAGACCtctataaaaaaaatttcactttctctTATTTGATAGGATCATGGCATCTATTCTCATTTAACAGGATCTCTATGTATTTGAGGGGCAACTGGGATTGAAAAAGTCATGCTTTTTCCTCCCGTGAAAGAGgaggatttaaattttttcatgtgtGCAGGAGGCAGTAGGTCTCTGCTTCTTCAGATGACAGGATCTTTGAGAACAACTTAATTATCGCCCATCATCTTCCAGGGATGAGAACGGAAGTTTTCTTTATGGAGGATTCAGTAAGTGTAAACAGCCGTTGCCGGGTCCTAAGGGTTCAGAGTCCCCCAATTCCTTCTTGGACCAGGAAAGCCGAAGACGCAGATTTACCATCGCTGACTCGGATCAGTTGCCTGGGTATTCGGTGGAAAGCAATGTTCTGCCcacaaaaatgagagagaaaacaccATCTTATGGTACGTTTCCgagtgtttgttttgttctgccgttggctttttcttctcttccccacccccttccttttTTGGAACTGTTGGATGAATTTGGCAGACTTTACGGGTAATCCGAGGAAAACATAAACCTCAATGAAATTCTAAGTATGAGacctttctgtgtctctgaaaTACAGCCTTGTTGAGTCATCACTCTGCCTGGCATCAAAGCCCAGCGGGGTGAGATCATGTTACAGTTTTAACTTTCAGTGCCTGGGTTCTAACTTGGAGTTGCTCTGCTCTGTATACCCGCAGACACAAGTTCAGAACGCCCCTGCCCTCATTGCTTGCTTTGGAAAGACGATGCCTTAAAATactttcctggttttaaaacatgttctTGCTTATGCTTAAGGGATTGTCATATTGGTGgtggcggggggggcgggggggggggcgtttCCTAAGTTATAACTAAAGGGGAGGATTTGCTAATGTCCAAAAACCCTGTCGACTTGTcgctttccttcccctctctctgaaGGCAAGCCCCGGCCTCTGTCCATGCCTGCGGATGGGAGCTGGATGGGGATTGTGGACCCTTTTGCAAGACCTCGAGGTCATGGGAGGAAAGGTGAGATTAACTTAAGCAAATAGCTTCAAATAGGGAGTCAAAAGACCCAGGCCTTACTTTCAGCCCTATTCCTAAATGTATTGCAATAACTGGATAGAGGCCTTAGTCTGTCTGAGTCCCATCTTCTCATTTATAAAGTCGGGAATGCTGAAGATCTCTAAGGTCCCCCCTATTTCTAGAATAGCAGAATTATATAGTCCTAGTTAGTGATCATAAATGTCCTCATTAgtattgtgtgtttttaaaaggctGTAGACACTGATAGTCCAATTTCTAAACAAGTAAAGATACATTATTCATTAAATAATCTCCTCCTAAATTTTCTGACTATTATTATTGGAGTCTGATTTTTGATGAACAGACATGGATTGTTTTGGTCCCATATCCTTCTTGTGTTAGAGAGTAATTGCTATGGGAAaagaaatttgtatttaattCACTTTGCTATTAAAGTTAGTAGTTATTACCCTCGTCTTGAgggaaatgtttataaatattcttattttttgccAGATCATATTTGATTATCGATGCTGGCAGGACAATATAACATTGCTTTTGCAGTGCTAAAACAGAGAAAGTTAGAGTACAGGAGACCTTAGGtagtaaaaggaagaagaaataaatttttggagGCCCAACTTCCAAAGCAATCAACCTCTGCCATCTTCCCGGGACTGGGTCGAGTTTGTCATCCAAACACCCCTACCACCTGGATTATGccaatgaggaaaaggaagaggacacCTGGCTAAGGTCCAAGATACCCTTAGTTGACATGTGAAAATTTCAGGAGCAGTCAGCAGGTGGCAGGGCTGTCCTTTGTTTAGATTTAGAAATGTCAGTGTCTTCATTGCCATTCTTTTAGCCTTTTGAGCGTCCATGTAGCCTTTTATTGCCTTCATATGTTAAGAGTTGGGAGTGGGGGTAAGGAATGTGAAATCGAGATATGAAGAAAATACTGGATGCCCTATCTCACCttccacatttttcttctgtGGTCATTTTAGAATGAAAGGTTTCCTCACAAtgggcacttaaaaaaaaaacaacagctttattgaggtataactcacataccataaatGCTCAtcctttaaagtgtacagtttagtggtttcTGGTacattcatagagttgtgcatccatcgccactatctaattccagaacattttatcACATCAAAAAGCAACCCCAGACCCATTAGCTGTCAGTCCACATTCCCTCCTCCTTCggtccctggcagccactaatctactttctgtctctgtggatttgcctattctggacgtttcatatacaGACTTGTACGATATGTCGCTTTTTGACaatgagaactttttaaaagtaactttttcAGTTTGATTACAAAAGCGAAACAAGTAGTTTAAAAACATCTAGAAAGTACAAGAAAATAAGACTCAACTGTAATCTGCTTCCCCAACCTAGAAATAATTACTCTGAATTTTTGTGTATCTTCCAGTTATTGCTATATTTACTTATTAGACACTtggaaaaaatgtgcaaaatggaagaaatagatGTTCAATAATACTATGTAAGGTGAATGTTAtctggaacatttttttttaaatagctgcgTTAGTCATCCATCTTAATGACGATAGCATCTATTGATTCAGTCTGCTATGTTGttggacatttattttctgtccccCCCTCCCCAATTATAAATAGTGCTCCAGAAAGCATCCTTGTATGTAGATCTTCACGCATttttaggagtggaatttctgaatCAAACGAATGTTATGTGTTGCCAAAGTGCcctgcattttaaatttctattctgtttcttaaaCAGCACCCCCCTCATCCCAAAGAATCTACTGACGTTTAGGGTGGGGTCATTCTTCCTTGTTTGGAAACGTCCCGAGCATTGCAGAGCAGTAAAATCTTTGAACCTCATCCATTAAAGGTGAATAGAGCCTGGCTTTCATTCAGGATGACACTTAAAGGTGCCCCCACCTTTTTAAATGCTCCTTAGGGATGCTCCAGGATAAGGACCACTGTTCTAGAAGTATTGTGACATGCTGCCTGCATAGATCATGGACAGATGGGGAAGGAGTGATAGAATTATGtggctttctctctttgtcttttgatttcaaGTGAAATTATGAAAATTCTGACACTGCTAAGGAAGCGCCAGCATGCTGTGAATCTGTTCTGCCCTTCGTTACCTCTTAGGTGTGAAAGCAACCTGAAGTATGATGAACCTCTACCATTTCTGCTTTCTAACACCAGTGGGGTGGGCCTGGCCATCTTCGAGGCCCTGTAGCCCCtcccagggaggagggcagggtgtGTTACCCACTTTCAGAGGGCGTCAGAAGTCTGAGCAGGCTGCGGGCCGCTGAACAGCAGTGGGCAGTGGACGGGTTATTTTAATGCACTCGTGGGCTTTGTCTGCACACAGGTGAGGACGCCCTTTGCCGGTATTTCAGCAATGAGCGGATCCCTCCGATCATCGAAGAAAGCGCCTCTCCTCCCTACCGTTTCTCAAGACCCATGCCGGAGAGGCAGCTGGTCCGAGGCGCAGACTACATCCGAGGGAGCAGGTGCTACATCAGTTCAGATCTCCATAGCAGCGCCACGATTCCATTCCAGGAGGAAGGGACCAAAAAGAAAGCCGGCTCCTCCGCAGCCAAGTCCTCTTCTACAGAGCCGTCCCTGCTGGTCAGCTGGTTTACTCGCCTGAAACTGTTGACTCACTGAGCCCGGCCCTTCCTGGACTCCTCAGTGGCTCCTGCTACCAAGTGCCTTGCTCCTTCAGCTGACGACCTGCTCTGATTTCACCCACAGTATTATGTAGTGACCTTATAcgatttcattttttgttttgaaagttgCTTACTGCCCTTCTTGGAATTTTGAAGTAAATGAAGGGGAACAAATCCAGAGGATCTGAGATGCTGGTTTGtggagacaggaggagagaaatgggtAGAGTCTGCTTTTCTTGCTTCCTTAGGGTCGGAACACAGAGACACACTCACTCTGTAAACTGGAGCCTCGCCAGGAATGTTTTGGTCATTAGAAGGAACTGGGGCATTGTTTGTTTTTGGGAGTGGGACTAAAATTGGTGGCCATTGTCACACAGATGTGTTGGTTTGTGGTCCAGCTTCTTCACCTGAAAAAGCTAgtggagaaaacattttttgttttgatttttcaagcTATATACCGTATTTGTAAGTGTAGCAGCTTTGACTTTGAAGTAAGATGTGGCAAGTGTCTGATATTCTTTCAAAGCAAAGGTTTACGTGTAGACCTGTTACACTTGGTTAATCCCCTTTTCATAATGATCTCTCAGTATAGGTCAATTAATACAGAAACACAGGGACACATTTAGATAGGGCTTGTTACGCACCAAGAAGTTTATGGTTATTTGTGAGGGGTGTCGTTGTTATCGTTATATATTATTAtctttaaggagaaagaaagatttatAAGATTTGCTGACAGCCAAAGTATCATTCAGAAAGATGAAGCAACAATACTTAGGTTTATGAGAGATACATCAGTTTTGCATTTTGACCTGTTCAATGTCTATCTTCCAGAAAAGAATGGACAGTTCTTTAAAATTGTACACATTTTGCTAATTAGAAATTTCTCGGAAAGTCTCATGGTCACTAATTTTCAACTAGCATCAGCTATTTTGGATAAGCGTGTCTGGATATTAACTCCTGTTTAAACTGAATGTATGAGATTTTGTTAGAATGGAAAAGTACTATCTTGTTAatttaagtgttttaaatatagttgtatatttttcttactCCTAGTCACATGTAATTGAAATATTTCTGTTTTGCGTCACTGACAAAGCTAATGAAAAAGAGTCTTCAAAGTGTTTTCAGATTCACAAGTGGCCACCATGGGCCacttaattaaaaagcaaaataggggtgtgccaggtggcgcagtggttaattcatgtgctctgcttccgtggcccagggttcacagcttcagatcccaggtacaaacccacacaccgctcatcaagccatgcttcggtggtgtcccatatacaaaatagaggaagattggcacagatgtgagctcaggggcaatcttcttcaccaaaaaaaaataaaagcaaaaataaaccctCCCAAACATTTTGGGATTTTATGGATTAGAAACAGGGACATTGAGGAAGTGCTTGGAAAGTAAAATTACATTCGGGGAATTTTCTGAGGTATATTCCTAGGCAGAGCTGGTGTCCCCTACACAAAAatatcctcctcctcccccccggGATTGTTTACTTTGCTAAACGGACTTGAAATTCAATGAATTGGAGATTCCCTAGAGTTAGCACACATCTGCCCTTTCAGATGCCTCTGCTGGGCTTAAAGGAACTAGGAACCCTCGTGTATGGGTTCCTTTCAGTCTCTAAGGAACTGCAGAGAAGACGTGGGTGTTTCGTGGGGGATGGAAAGGAGTTTGGCAAATGGGTAGAGAGGGTGGGAAAGTGTGATTCATTGGGTGCTGAAGGACACAACATAAGGGCAGAGCGTGGGGGCGGGGAGCTCAGGTAATAGGGCCCTGGTGACTGGGAGGGGGCTATGGAAAAGGAGGCGCGCCAGCCGGGCCCATTTTACTGTTAGTGTGAGCTGGCTTTATGCCCAGAAAATGGGGTGGCAACACTTCCTCTCACTCCCTGGCTGGGGGGGCGGGTGGACTCTGAGGGCTGCAGTTCAGCTGAATAATGAGTTAAGCAGCTTTGGAGGTCTTAGCTGAAGGTTAGCCCCTTTTCTATGGAAAAAATGCCACTTGTGATCAAATGAGCGTCCTCAAAATGAATTTTCAGCAGCCAGTCCTAACTGTAGGCAGTGCCCAGCTTAAATTACTGTATTAGATGAGTGTTTTTTAGACTCTGTTCCCCGAAGCCCTAAAAGAAGACCAGAGAGATTTCTGAGTCCTCTCTCTTCAGTCAGCCTCCccagcttcatttttatttttatttggagcTTTCTCCTGAAttgtgtttgagagagagattGCTGCTAAAAAAAGTTTGTATATATTTCTCCTGTTGAGATATATAAACAGTACTTTCACACTAATTTCTTAGAAATTAATGGAAACTGCTTGTCTCAAAAGCAATCCAGGTTTAATGGTGGACATCTGTTAACGTACGAAGATGCAGAATGACGCTTTTTGATTCGATACTTTAAAacagtggttctttttttttttttttaaagatttatttttttcctttttctccccaaagcccctcggtacatagttgtatattcttcattgtgggtccttctagttgtggtatgtgggacgctgcctcagcgtggcttgatgagtagtgccatgtctgcacccaggattcgaactgacgaaacaccgggctgcttgcagcggagcgcatgagcttaaccactcggccacggggccagccccaaaacagtGGTTCTTTTTTAACCCTACCAGACCCAACTCAACACACACcactttttataaaaaatattctataacATCACTACAATTATTAAATGAAAGTCATGGATGATAAAAACTACCTTCACACATAAAAGCATCACCCCCATTTACTGTTCCCAAATGAAATTAACGGGTAATATAACTGACCTCTATACGTACACATCAATATAATGTCCTaagtggaatataaacaaatacagatatttcataatgaaataactgttttaataTGTAAATCCTCTAGGATGATTATATTACAAGATGCAATGAAATAACACGGCACATACTTGCGTCTGTATATAACATCACCAGGCATGTGGCAGCTGCAAGTGCAGACCAGGGCGGTCCGGCCATATTGGCAACTCAACACCAGGAGCAGGATTGATGTTGGCAATATGCTTTTCTAAAATGTGGCCAGTGTTCCAGACCAAGCAGAGGTCTCCAACAGCGACACACATACAATGCTTGCTAGATGCCTGGCATTGTTCTAAATACTCACCTAACAACTTTATGAGGTGGATGCCactgtcattcccattttacatgagGAAGTTTCCAAGTATTCGCAGCTGatgctggcagagctgggattaaaaTCGAAACAATCTAGCTCTGGCATCCTTGCTCATAATCACTTTACTGTACAGGCTTCCTTCGATTTATAGAATATCTGCGTTCCTGAAAAAGCCAATGTATATTAAAACCGGGCTAAAAATTCcctgtgtgtttatatgtaaaataaaattatagccTCAGATAATTCTAAAGTGGGTTTCCATCTCCATGAACATTTGGTGGGGCAATTGAAAGTTGTGCTGAGCGGGGTCAGTTCTTAGCTGAGAGGGGTCGAACTCACAGGGCTTGTGTAGCATCCAAACTCCGCCTGTTACATGCACCCTCCCCATTGCTGGCACCTCATAAGCCCTCACATTTCCAAAACTGCCTCTAGGGGGCAgtaccatccctctgagaacaagtgATTTAAAAGAAACCTGTTGCATCCCTGAGTGGTGTTTCAGTCTTCATGTTGTGTATCCGTCCATTTtctatctctgcttctctctccttagttctctcctccccaaacctgaagttttaatatttgttttgtggggtttgtttttgttttttccccgtAAGAGCCAAGCCGGTGTTGCCATCTGGCCCAAAGACCATGAATATCCTCAAGTTTCAGTTTGTTGACCCTCAGAAAACCCTAAGAGGTATTTATTTACACATCACTTTTCATCCCCTATAGAGTTTGAGTAAGTAAATCTCTCTGTTTGACGCTTGAATATTACCGGCAAAGAATAAACATCCTGTTGCTTTTTTTTGGCCACCAAGGGCATCAATAGGATGGCCATGTCGGCCTACTTTGGATGTTTCCGTGTATCTGTGATTGGTCCTTACAGACAAGTGGTTCACAGTTTGCTCCCAAGCTTGTGAATGCAATCACAGCATCCTTTCCTTTGGGATGAGACCACGGCAAGCTACTTCCTTGGAGATTATCTGGAAGGTGaacatcttgaaaaagaataaactacttt is a genomic window of Equus przewalskii isolate Varuska chromosome 32, EquPr2, whole genome shotgun sequence containing:
- the CNKSR3 gene encoding connector enhancer of kinase suppressor of ras 3 isoform X2, translating into MKNLVLKLRASCHNLQNYISSRRKSPAYDGNTSHKPPNEFLTSVVELIGAAKALLAWLDRAPFTGIADFSVTKNKVIQLCLDLTTAVQKDCLVAEMEDKVLTVVKVLNGICDKTIRSTTDPVMSQCACLEEVHLPNIKPGEGLGMYIKSTYDGLHVITGTTENSPADRSQKIHAGDEVIQVNQQTVVGWQLKNLVRKLRENPSGVVLLLKKRPTGTFNFTPAPLKNLRWKPPLVQTSPPPTTTQSPESTMDTSLKKEKPAILDLYIPPPPAVPYSPRDENGSFLYGGFSKCKQPLPGPKGSESPNSFLDQESRRRRFTIADSDQLPGYSVESNVLPTKMREKTPSYGKPRPLSMPADGSWMGIVDPFARPRGHGRKGEDALCRYFSNERIPPIIEESASPPYRFSRPMPERQLVRGADYIRGSRCYISSDLHSSATIPFQEEGTKKKAGSSAAKSSSTEPSLLVSWFTRLKLLTH